A part of Marinomonas rhizomae genomic DNA contains:
- a CDS encoding YheV family putative zinc ribbon protein translates to MTVKRFIAGAVCPRCSEMDKIRAWRDDDAEKQYRECVGCGYTDEQSTVIQAQPTEIPTRVNTPHSSSPEAEEVVINFIPNPGSTKH, encoded by the coding sequence ATGACAGTAAAACGCTTTATCGCAGGGGCGGTATGCCCTCGTTGTAGTGAGATGGATAAGATTCGTGCATGGCGCGACGATGACGCTGAAAAGCAATATCGTGAGTGCGTTGGTTGTGGTTACACGGATGAGCAGTCTACGGTTATACAGGCGCAGCCCACTGAGATTCCAACACGAGTAAACACGCCTCACAGCAGCTCTCCAGAAGCAGAAGAAGTCGTGATTAACTTCATTCCAAATCCGGGTTCGACTAAGCACTAG